DNA sequence from the Candidatus Kaistella beijingensis genome:
TATGCTCGAAAATACCATCAAAAAAATGGAGAGAGAGCAGGATGACGAAAAAATTGAGGAGGCTTTAAGCAAGCTGAAAAAATATTTATCCTCAGAAATGTAAAATTTTTAAAGAATTTTTTAAAAAATTGTTGCAGGAATAAAAAATAGTTATATCTTTGCACCCACAATTCAGAAACAGTTATGGCAAATCATAAATCAGCGCTGAAAAGAATCAGACAAAACGAGAAAAAAAGATTAAGAAACCGATACTATCATAAGACTGCAAGAACAGCTTTGAAAGTATTGAGAAATGAGGAGGACAAGAAAGTTGCGACTGAGCAATTGCCAAAAGTAATCTCTTTGTTGGATAAATTGGTGAAGAAAAACATCATCCATAAAAACAAAGCGGCTAACTTAAAAAGCAAATTAACTAAGCACGTTAACAAACTGGCTTAATTAAATAAAGAGTCCGGCCCGTTCGTCTATCGGTTAGGACCTCAGATTTTCATTCTGGTAAGAGGGGTTCGATTCCCCTACGGGCTACAAAAACTCCCCGAACATCATTGTTCGGGGAGTTTTTTTATGTTCAAAACGAATATTCACGGTTTTATTTCCATAGTTTCAAAAATGTTTTACAAGTCTATTCGTTTATTTGATTCAGCAATAAAATTAATAATATGTTATTATATTATAAATATTTTTACGTTAAAATTAGTTTATTATACATTTTTTTTGTATAACTTTACACGACCATTAAAACTAATTATCATGAGCGTACCTTCAATTCCAACAAATTACACCCATAATTTGAAACCCGTTGCTCCGTTTGATGTGGATACCACTTTGGATGGCTCCATAGAATCAAAACTTGCCGGAGGTTTCGGTGTGCAGCACAACGGTTCCCTGAATACAGTTCTTAGCGGGAATCTGGCGACCAACAACGTTTTACAGTTGAAAGGAGATAGAAAAGAACCTGTGATTACAGAAAATAAGTTCGATATCGAAAATCTACCACATTTCACGCTGCAAGACATCAAAGACCTAATGAAACAAAGGGTGAGAATACCTAATTATTCAAAAGTGTGCTTCAAATTTTTGGGCATCGAACTGTTCGATGTGTGCATGAGCGGGGAAAGCCAGATTATTACCGAACCTTTCGTACCCAATGCTGCGGAACGGTGCGAAGATGACTGCTGCACTGCAGATACCCGTCCTTTTCCTGAAATAAAAGGAAAATAGCCCATTAATTTTTAAACTTCCCATCATGTTATTCATCAAAGAAAGCAATGACGCTTTGTTGCAACATATCAACATTGAGAAAGAGCAGGAAATAATTTTAAACGGAATCCCAACTTCAATGTCGGGTTATGTCCAATTAAGCAATTCCTTGAATGAAACGGTGAAAGTAAGGAGTATCGCACTCACCGACAACACCAAAAAAGCAGAAAAAACGGATTTAAGTATCAGTTGGAAACTTTTGCCCGGCGAAAAAAAATTACAGCAATTAAACATTCAACTCCCGCCCGATACTGCACCCGGAGAATATGACCGGTATTTGGACATCGGCGGTAAAAAACAGAAGGTGAAATTGATCGTTCAACCTAACATCGAAATCAATATTTTCCCGAAAAATTTTACGTTGCAGAATACGGCGCCGGGAACCAATCACACCATCATCTTCACTTTGGTGAACGCTGGAAATTTACCTTTTCAAATTCCGGAAATCAAACACATTGCGGCGTTAGATATGGATTTTATCTGTCGTGCTTTTGGTTTTGCTTTTCGAGACGCAAAGTCCTCCAGCTTTAATGACACCTTGAATTCGGTAACTGAAAACATCAGAAAGAATTTAGCAGATTGGCTTTCTGCAAAAGTAAGGGAAGCCGGTACCATTATCAATCCTGGAGAAAGTACGCTTTGCCACATCGACTTTACAGTGCCAAAAAATGCAGACCGCAAAAACGATTACAGCGGAAATATCCGTTTTTGGGACCAGGATTTATCCTTTGTAATTAAATCTCATATTGAAACAAAAATAAAAACTAAATCATGAATACCACAAACAAAAATTCAGGAAATGTCGCCGATAACTTAGGCACTATTCTTTCGCGATCATTTGAAATGTATAAGGGAATTCTGGAAACAGGCCTTAATGCCACCAATTTAAAACTTCCCACAAGTTCCGATTGCGATGCGTGTGCGCCAAAAGAAGAATGCCCGCCGAAATTTATCGGTAAACTTTACCGCTCCGCAATGCCGAACGAAAGCATCATTGTACCCTTTATCATTAATAATGGTTCTTCCGTGCCGAAAACTTACCGAATAGGGATGCGTGAACTAAAAGATAATGATGGAAATTTAGCACCGATTCAACCAAAACTCAACAAAAATACGGTGGTTCTTCCGCCAAACGGACAGGAGAGAATTTTAATTGGGCTTCAGCTTGCCAATTTCTCAAAAGGAACTTATGAGACGGAAGTGGTAGTGCGCGAAAAAGATTATAATCAAAACATTCTTTTAACTGTTGATGTACAAGATGTTTCAGCCTCTGTTTTTACACCTTTGGATGAAAAAAAATACAATTTGAAATGGCAAAGTTGGAAAACCCACTTCTATTGTGAACGCCCCAGAACCCAACCCAATAACGGATAATCTGAAATTATGGGCACCAATATCACTCAAAATTTAGAAGGTATCACAAAACAGTTTTTGGATATCAATAGAAATTACATTAATAAAAGTATTGATGTGATTGGTAAACTGAAGAATTCCCCCACCCAAAAAATAACCAATATCAATCAAGATTTAATCGCCGATGTTTTCAACGGAATTGTGAAATTAAACCTGGATTATTATTCCAAACTGATTGATTATGGTTTTACCGTGACGAACAAAATTTTGTCTGTTCCAGAAAATCGACGGGGAGAAAATGAAGAGCAGGGTTCTTCGTTCACACTTGCTGGCAAAGGAAATGCTGGAAGTTCAATCGACATTTCTTTTGTGTTGGATAATTCCAAAAGCGAGAAAGCATTTTGTCAACTGGAAAATACCCCTTTTGTAAGCATTGATGAACATAAGGAGAATCCGGACATTACAGTTTCATTCCAGCCACAATCTTTTGATTTGGAAGCAGGAAAATCTGAAAGTATTTCGGTTTTGTGTTCAGTTTCAGAAAAATCAGCGGCAGGAACTTTTTATAGCTACGCGAGAGTAATCGGTTTTGAACCGGCTTATTTTACCATTGTACTTACCATAGAGCAAAACACAAAACAAGATGTCATCAATACCCAACCCGCAAAAAAAACCACCGCAAAAAAATAGCTCCAAAGAAAAGGGTTCGGAGCGGATTATGAGCAGTGCACAAAGAATTGTGAGTTCTGCGGTAAATGTTTTGGAGGAAGAGATCGCCGCTGGAATTTTGGCTGCCAAAAAATTGGAAACCAAATTCATCAACGTAGAAGAAGTGCGAAATAATCAGGACGAATTAATGAACAGAATACGTAGGGACACCCATGAAGCGGTGGATTTATTTCTGGATGCATTTGCTACTTTGGCGCAACAACTGAACGGGATTACTGAAAGAGCAAAAACTGGAAATGCCGAAAAATCAGCAGTTATTCAAAAGAAGTCAACCGAAAATTTATCACAACCCGTTTTTTTGGAATCCGACAAAATTCTAAAACCTGGTGAATCTGTTTCATTCCAAATTGTACTTTCCGATGATGATAACGACGTGCAAATTTCCCTTACAAAATCTGATTTTATCGGTTATGACAACAAGAAAATCAGTTCGCGAAACATACTCATCAAGCCGAATTCAGTTTTATTAAAAGCAAAAGAAAAAGTGGAAATCCATATCGTGGTCAAAATTCCAAAAAATGCCACCTCAGGATTTTATCGCGCAATTCTCTCGGATAAATTAAATCCAAAAACCGTCATTTTAATTACCCTGCAAATAGATGAATAAAGATGAATTCTACAATGATGAAAGATATGTTGCAGGAATATGGGGAATATACGCTTTCCGGCATTAATCAGTTTATTCCCGATAAAGAGCCGAAAGCATATCTCTACGATTTGATGCACGATTATCCGAACAGAGGCGGAAAAGGTTTTCGCCCCGGTTTGTGTATCGCCACATGCAAAACTTTTGGCGGAAAACAGGAGGATGCAAAACTTTCTGCAATTACTTTGGAGCTTTTGCACAACGCGTTCCTAATCCACGATGATGTGGAAGATGAAAGTTACAACCGCCGAAACAAACCAAGCATGCACCAGTTGACCGGAAAAGCAATTGCAATCAACGTGGGTGATGCGATGAATGCTTTGGGACTTTATCCGCTTTTTCAAAATAAATTTCGTTTGGGTGAAAAACTTTCAGAGAAAATATTTTTAGAAGTTCAACATCTTGTTACAGAATCTACAGAAGGGCAAGCGTTGGAACTCGGTTGGAGGCTGGATAACAGAATCGATTTGAATGAATCCGATTATTTTCGGATGATACTGAAAAAAACTTGTTGGTACACCTGCATGCATCCAATCCGAATCGGCGCAATCATCGGAACAAAAGGGTATGTGAAACCCGAAAAATTTGACCGGCTTGGTTTCTTCATGGGAGCGGCCTTTCAAATTCAGGATGATATTTTAAACCTTATTGCTGATGAACACCAATATGGAAAAGAAATCGGTGGGGACATTATCGAGGGAAAAAGAACTTTGATGCTCATTCATTTGATGGAGAATGCAAATAATAAGGAACTCTCTTTTATAAAAAGTTTTCTTTCACAACCCATTCCTCAGCGTAGAAATGACGAAGCAGCGAAAGTTTTTCAGTTGATGCAAAAGTACAAATCCATTGACCACGCCAAAGAAACGAGCAAATATTTGGCGGGTGCTGCCTTGAAGGAATTTTATACCCATTTTGCGCAATTGCCCGACTCCAAAGACAAATCTTTTTTAGAAAGCATCATCTTATATATGATCAACAGAAATTATTGACATGTTAAAAATTAAGGAAAAAATTAATTTTGATTGCGATGTTTTGGTTTCCGGTGGCGGTCCCGCCGGAAGTGCAATTGCCTATCATCTTTCCAAATTAGGTTTAAGGGTGATAGTTGCTGAATCAGAAAAATTTCCACGCGACAAAGTTTGCGGCGATGCGGTAAGTCCCATTGCCATCAACGAACTTCATGAAATGGGAATTACCAGTTCCAATATTTTTAGAAAAGCTAACGAAATTACTAAAGTTGGGCTATTTGTAAAAGACGATCACGCCATCGTAAATCTTGTCTTACCCGAACATTTGCCGTACCATGCGAGAATCATACCCCGAATTGAATTGGACAACGCTATTTTTGAAACCGCCAAAAAAGTGGGCACAGAATTTTTGGAACAAACCCGTGTCTTAAAATATAAAGTGCTTCCGAACAAAGTAATTACCACTTTGCAGCAAGAACAAAAAGTATTCGACATTACCTCAAAAATCATCATCGGCGCAGATGGAAGTCGCTCGGTAGTCCGAAGATTGCTGCGCAAAGAAACTTTCGACGAAGATTATCAATTGGTTGGTTTGCGGGCGTATTACGACGAAGTGAAAGGGCCTTCGGACAGAATGGATGTTTATTTCATTGAGGATAATTTTCCAGGGATTTATTGGTTTTTTCCAGAAGGGGAATCAGGTGCAAACATTGGTTTGGCAACGCTTTCTAAAACTTTTCCCCAAAAGCAGCAACAAGTAAAGAAATTATTGAACGACCATATTTCTAATAATAAAGACATCTCTGCGAGAATTGGGAACGGAAAACTTCGTCATAAAATTGAAGGTTGGCCGATAACCTTTTACGACGCGAAAAAAGAAGTAACAGGAAACCGTGTTTTATTGGTAGGTGAAGCAGCCGGTTTAATTAATCCTTTAAGCGGCGATGGAATTCAGTATGCTTTGCTCAGTGCAAGATGGGCTTCGGAAATTTTGAAAAAATGTTTCGAGGAGGACGATTTTACAACCGAAAAACTTCAGCCGTACAAAAAAATTCTGGATAAAGAGTTGGGTTATGATTTGGCATTTTCGAATCTGATTGTGCATTTTCCACGAAATAAATCCTTGCTTCCTATTTGGATGAAAGCAGTTGATATTTTAGTTGCAAGGGCAAAAAATGACCAAAAATTTGGTGAAATTATTGTGGGGATTTCAGAGGGAACTTTTCCTTCATTTCAGGCGTTGACTTTGGATTTTATCTTAAAAATTTTGTTGCAGGGCGGGATTTCAGGGAGTAATTATTTTTTAGACATGAAAAAGCAGCCATCAGATTTTATAGAGGACGGAAGTTTGTTTTGGAAATCTGCTAAGCAAATTCTTTCAGAAATAAGCCACGACCGAAGAAGCAATATGGAATGGATTTCACAAATCGGAAAAAAAATCGTGAACGTGTCCAAATATGCAATAAAATCTACGAAAGACTAAAACAAAATTGCATGTCTAAATTCCCAAAAGTTGAATTATATTTGTTTCAACATATTTTTCAGCATGAAAATCCTCATCATCAATGGACCCAACCTTAATCTCCTGGGAACTCGCGAACCGGAAATCTATGGAAATATTTCCATGGAAAATTTTTTGGAATCTTTAACTAAAGAATTTTCACAACATGAAATTCAGTATTACCAATCCAATGTGGAGGGAGAAATTATTAACCGAATTCAAGAAGATGATTTTGAGGCTTTGATCATTAATCCAGGTGCTTTTACTCATTATTCCTACGCCATTGCAGATTGCCTGAAAAATATTTCAAAGCCTAAAGTTGAGGTTCATATTTCTAACATTTACAAAAGAGAAGAATTCCGTCAAAAATCAGTTACCGCGGCAAATACCGATGCTGTTCTAAGTGGTTTTGGTTTGAATGGCTACAAACTCGCAATTTTAAGCCTGAAGTAATCTTTTTTATTTTGCTTGAATCTTTTGCCTAAACTTTGCATGTTCATATTTTCTTTAATTTTGATAAAATTATCAAAATGAAAAATTCTATTCTGTCATTATTCGTAATCCTTTTCGGGCTTACTTTTTTTCATTCCCAAACCAAAGATCCGCGTTATCAACCGAAAGAATACGTTCAAATCAAACATCCTGAATGGAGCAAGAATGCAACGATTTATGAGGTGAATCTCCGTCAATATACCAACGAAGGAACTTTCAAGTCTTTCGAAAGTCATTTGCAAAGACTCAAAAAAATGGGAGTCGATATTATTTGGCTGATGCCGATTCATCCGATCGGAGAGAAAAACAGGAAAGGCGGATTGGGTAGTTATTATTCCGTAAAAGATTTTCGTGGAATTAATCCCGAGTTTGGAACGATGCAGGATTTCAAAAATTTGGTGAATAAAATTCATTCGATGGGAATGTATGTGATCATCGATTGGGTAGGAAATCATTCTGCATGGGACAATCCGCTCGCAACAACTCACCCGCATTGGTACACAAAAACACGTTCCGGAAATTTTCAGCCCACTCCATGGTACGATTGGGATGATGTGATTGATTTTGATTATGACAATCCCGATTTCAGAAAATATATGACGGAATCTCTGAAATTTTGGGTCAAAGAAGCTAATATTGATGGTTACAGAGCAGATGTTGCAGGATTTATTCCCGTTGATTTTTGGGAGAATGCAAGAGCGGAACTCGATCAAATCAAACCCGTATTTATGCTTGCAGAGTGGGAAAGCCGCGATCTGTACAAAAAATCTTTCGACATGACTTATTCATGGACTTTATTTGATAAACTAAAAGATGCAACCACACAAAATAAAGGAATTGCAGGTTTGGTGGAGTATCTTTCGCATGACGTGAATTCTGTTCCGAAAAATGCCTATAGAATGGTCTTCACCGATAATCACGACATGAATTCATGGAACGGAACGCCACAAAAAAACTTCGGTGACGGATTGAAAACATCCATTGTTTTCACGGGTGTCGTAAATGGAATGCAACTTTGTTACAGTGGTCAGGAAGCAGGTTTAAACCGAAGTTTGAAATTTTTCGACAAAGATCCAATCGAATGGAAAGATCACGAAAACGAAGTTTTGTTCAGCAAACTTTTCCATCTTAAACATGAAAACCAAGCACTTTGGAACGGAAAATATGGTGGCGAAATGATTCGGGTGGTGAATGATCATCAAGACCGAGTTGTTTCCTTTTACAGGGAAAAAAATCAAGATGCCGTTCTCCCAATATTTAATTTTTCTGATAAAACGGTTGAGGTTAATTTAGACACTCAGTACTTTCAGGGAAAATACAGGGAACTTTTCACGGATAAGAATTTCGACATCAAAGAAAAAACAATGCTGAATTTGGAACCTTGGTCTTACCTGGTTCTGGTTAAAGGAAAATAGTGCTACAACCATTAATCTGATAAATTTCATTTTTAATTAATGTTGTTTCAACCTTTTTAGGTGTAATTTTGCTAAAAATTTTACATCATGTTCGATTGGCTTCAAAATCTTTTACTACCCGTTGAAAATCCTTCTGTAACACAGTCTATTGTTGCGATCATGCTTGCAATAGGAACTGGAATATTCTTGGGTAGATTAAAGCTGGGTAAGATCACCTTCGGAGTTTCTGCAGTGATGTTTACAGGATTATTTCTTGGTCATTTAGGATACAGAATTCAAGACGGAATCTTGGATTTTATTCGCGATTTTGGATTAATTCTTTTTGTGTACGGAATCGGTCTTCAAGTAGGACCATCCTTTTTTTCTTCATTCAGGAATGAGGGATTGAAATTTAATATATTGGCAGTTTCTACAGTACTTTTTGGTGGATTGATAACGATTGTTCTTTTTAGATTAACGGGATTAAAAATAGAGGATTTGGTAGGAATTATGAGTGGTTCTGTTACGAATACTCCAGGTTTAGGGGCCGCAAAAAATACAATTGAAGAAATTAAAAATTCATTTCCAAACAAAACCTTCGACGATCCTACCATTGGTTACGCCATAACTTACCCTCTAGGAGTTTTCGGTATTATTGGAACAATTATTCTGTCCAAATTACTTTTGAAGATTAATCCTGAAGTTGAAATGCGCAAGTTTCGAATGTCTAAAATCAATCGAGAGCTGCCCTTGATTCACAAGAAAATGAGGGTTACCAATCCGGAGTATTTTGGAAAAACTTTACATCAAGTCATTAAAGATTTTGGGCATGAAATAGTGGTTTCCCGGTTAAAACACAGTGGAAGCGATGCGGTTCAATCACCAACATTAGATACGCATCTTCGTGACAGAGACGTGTTGATGATTGTAGGCCTGGAAAGCCATTTGGATGAATTTATTCAGAAGGTGGGGCGTCCTTCAACTGATTTGTTTATTGAATCGGACTCCGATATTCGCAAAAAGAATATTTTTGTTACTAAACCTTCCGCAGTTCACAAAAAACTGTCGCAACTCGACCTTTACAATACT
Encoded proteins:
- a CDS encoding geranylgeranyl reductase family protein → MLKIKEKINFDCDVLVSGGGPAGSAIAYHLSKLGLRVIVAESEKFPRDKVCGDAVSPIAINELHEMGITSSNIFRKANEITKVGLFVKDDHAIVNLVLPEHLPYHARIIPRIELDNAIFETAKKVGTEFLEQTRVLKYKVLPNKVITTLQQEQKVFDITSKIIIGADGSRSVVRRLLRKETFDEDYQLVGLRAYYDEVKGPSDRMDVYFIEDNFPGIYWFFPEGESGANIGLATLSKTFPQKQQQVKKLLNDHISNNKDISARIGNGKLRHKIEGWPITFYDAKKEVTGNRVLLVGEAAGLINPLSGDGIQYALLSARWASEILKKCFEEDDFTTEKLQPYKKILDKELGYDLAFSNLIVHFPRNKSLLPIWMKAVDILVARAKNDQKFGEIIVGISEGTFPSFQALTLDFILKILLQGGISGSNYFLDMKKQPSDFIEDGSLFWKSAKQILSEISHDRRSNMEWISQIGKKIVNVSKYAIKSTKD
- the aroQ gene encoding type II 3-dehydroquinate dehydratase, with protein sequence MKILIINGPNLNLLGTREPEIYGNISMENFLESLTKEFSQHEIQYYQSNVEGEIINRIQEDDFEALIINPGAFTHYSYAIADCLKNISKPKVEVHISNIYKREEFRQKSVTAANTDAVLSGFGLNGYKLAILSLK
- a CDS encoding putative transporter, which translates into the protein MFDWLQNLLLPVENPSVTQSIVAIMLAIGTGIFLGRLKLGKITFGVSAVMFTGLFLGHLGYRIQDGILDFIRDFGLILFVYGIGLQVGPSFFSSFRNEGLKFNILAVSTVLFGGLITIVLFRLTGLKIEDLVGIMSGSVTNTPGLGAAKNTIEEIKNSFPNKTFDDPTIGYAITYPLGVFGIIGTIILSKLLLKINPEVEMRKFRMSKINRELPLIHKKMRVTNPEYFGKTLHQVIKDFGHEIVVSRLKHSGSDAVQSPTLDTHLRDRDVLMIVGLESHLDEFIQKVGRPSTDLFIESDSDIRKKNIFVTKPSAVHKKLSQLDLYNTYDLKVTRVFRAGREILPRPSLELFYGDILRVIGSREAIEEAEKIIGNSEKKLLEPDFLSLFGGLLLGVILGSIPIVIPSLPVPIKLGFAAGPLIVALLISRYGGISFIHSYINNGAIYFMKDFGICLFFAAVGIHAGDGFYENFIKYNGWNWLLFGSAITFIPLIAMVIVGRFFMKINYLQLAGIMSGSYTDPAALSFSTNYLDSDIPVQSYAQVYPLVTIFRIFVASLLILIFS
- a CDS encoding COG1361 family protein; its protein translation is MLFIKESNDALLQHINIEKEQEIILNGIPTSMSGYVQLSNSLNETVKVRSIALTDNTKKAEKTDLSISWKLLPGEKKLQQLNIQLPPDTAPGEYDRYLDIGGKKQKVKLIVQPNIEINIFPKNFTLQNTAPGTNHTIIFTLVNAGNLPFQIPEIKHIAALDMDFICRAFGFAFRDAKSSSFNDTLNSVTENIRKNLADWLSAKVREAGTIINPGESTLCHIDFTVPKNADRKNDYSGNIRFWDQDLSFVIKSHIETKIKTKS
- a CDS encoding alpha-amylase family glycosyl hydrolase, with translation MKNSILSLFVILFGLTFFHSQTKDPRYQPKEYVQIKHPEWSKNATIYEVNLRQYTNEGTFKSFESHLQRLKKMGVDIIWLMPIHPIGEKNRKGGLGSYYSVKDFRGINPEFGTMQDFKNLVNKIHSMGMYVIIDWVGNHSAWDNPLATTHPHWYTKTRSGNFQPTPWYDWDDVIDFDYDNPDFRKYMTESLKFWVKEANIDGYRADVAGFIPVDFWENARAELDQIKPVFMLAEWESRDLYKKSFDMTYSWTLFDKLKDATTQNKGIAGLVEYLSHDVNSVPKNAYRMVFTDNHDMNSWNGTPQKNFGDGLKTSIVFTGVVNGMQLCYSGQEAGLNRSLKFFDKDPIEWKDHENEVLFSKLFHLKHENQALWNGKYGGEMIRVVNDHQDRVVSFYREKNQDAVLPIFNFSDKTVEVNLDTQYFQGKYRELFTDKNFDIKEKTMLNLEPWSYLVLVKGK
- the rpsT gene encoding 30S ribosomal protein S20; translated protein: MANHKSALKRIRQNEKKRLRNRYYHKTARTALKVLRNEEDKKVATEQLPKVISLLDKLVKKNIIHKNKAANLKSKLTKHVNKLA
- a CDS encoding polyprenyl synthetase family protein is translated as MNSTMMKDMLQEYGEYTLSGINQFIPDKEPKAYLYDLMHDYPNRGGKGFRPGLCIATCKTFGGKQEDAKLSAITLELLHNAFLIHDDVEDESYNRRNKPSMHQLTGKAIAINVGDAMNALGLYPLFQNKFRLGEKLSEKIFLEVQHLVTESTEGQALELGWRLDNRIDLNESDYFRMILKKTCWYTCMHPIRIGAIIGTKGYVKPEKFDRLGFFMGAAFQIQDDILNLIADEHQYGKEIGGDIIEGKRTLMLIHLMENANNKELSFIKSFLSQPIPQRRNDEAAKVFQLMQKYKSIDHAKETSKYLAGAALKEFYTHFAQLPDSKDKSFLESIILYMINRNY